In the Flavobacteriales bacterium TMED191 genome, TGAAATTGATTTGCAATCTTCATCGAGAGTCGCAATTTCGACTCCCGTAAGGCGAAAGTGACCATACGTGCGTTTAATTACAGAACCCGGAAGACATAAAATCCCAGAGGCTCGAGCCTCCGATTGATAAAAACCCTGAGATTGGTGGCGACTGTCGACGACGGCGCAAATATCAATTTTGGCCCTAAATAAATCTAATGCTGTCCGATAAGCATCGTCATTGTTGGCAAAAATTACGGCCCTTTTTCCTGGCCGCACAGCGAAACGATTCACGTAAGTTCTTGCCGCGTTGGCCAGCATTACCCCTGGCCGATCATTGCCGGTGAATACTAATGGCCGTTCCGTCGCTCCTGTAGCGAGAATTACGTGCCGCGCGCGAATATGCCACAGGCGTTGCCGAACCGAATACGGCGATGGGACTGTCAAATAATCCGACACGCGTTCTACAGCCGAAACAGCATTACCATCATAATAGCCAAACGCGGTCGTTCGGGTCATTACCGAGACGTCCTCATATTGCGAGAGTTTAGCGGACGACTCCCTTACCCATCTCAATCCGGGTTCACCGTCCAATCTCTCATCGTCACCACGAAGGCGCCCTCCCAAAGTATCACTTTCCTCGAGGAGGATGACCCTCAAACCCGACTTGCCAGCAACCAATGCGGCTGCAATCCCCGCTGGGCCGCCGCCAACGATTAATAAATCACAATACGCATGACTTTTGTCATAGATATCAGGGTCGATTTCATGCGTGCCCGAACCCATCCCAGCGGCGCGACGGATAAAGTATTCGTAAAAATGCCAACCTGGCACGCCCATAAAGGTTTTGTAATAGAAACCTGCCGCAAAAATTGGTGCCAAAAGGGAATTCACTTGTAGCACATCAAATTTCAGACTTGGCCAGCAGTTTTGGCTTCTTGCCGAGAGGTCTGGGAATAATTCTACCGTTGTCGCCCTAGTATTTGGCTCCCGTCGTCTGCCAGTTCGCAACTCCACCAGCGCGTTAGGCTCCTCTGTGCCGGCAGAGAAAATACCACGCGGGCGATGGTATTTAAAACTGCGCCCAACCAATTGGACCCCATTCGCTAATAAAGCCGACGCCAGCGTGTCACCTTGATACCCCTGATATCGTTTACCATCGAATTTAAAGGGTATTGTGATTGAACGATCTATTTCACCACCTTGATTGAGACGAGGACACCAATCTTTTTTTATCGATAATTTCAATCGGTACCTCCTGACACGTCTAAATCTGGGTCGTCAAATGGACTCGAGCAACTCAACACCTCATGCGTTAACGTGTTTCTCTCTACTTTCACGAAGGAGCGACATCCATGCACATGTTGCCAAAGTTCCAAATGGGGGCCACGGGGATTGTCTCTGATATATAAATAATCATACCAGATCTCGGGTGTGTTCGCTTCGGCGCCAGATGGCCGAACCTTGCTGGCGTCACCCAAGTAAGAAAATTCCGAGTGGTCTCGAATTCCNCAGAATGGACATCTTATTCTTATCATTTTAAGACCGCTTAATGTCGGTTTGGGTATGGACCTGCACCCCGTTCATCTAGAAGATTGCCCGTTTTAAATCGATCAAGATTGAAGCCCTTTATCAATTTATGTGGTTCATCATTTGCAATCGTATGTGCGAATACCCAACCAGACCCTGGGGTTGCTTTAAACCCGCCGTAGCACCATCCGCAATTAAGATATAAATTATCTATCCGTGTTTTATCGATAATTGGACTCCCATCCATAGACATGTCCATTATACCGCCCCAATGCCTTTGCAATCGGAGGCGGGACAAACTTGGTATCATTGCGATACCAGCGCTAACGACGTTCTCAACGGTGTGCATATTACCGCGCTGTGCATAAGAGTTGTACATATCGAGGTCACCTCCAAAAACCAAACTGCCCTTGTCTGATTGATTTAGATAAAAGTGGCCCGCCCCGAATGTTACAACTGTATCAACCATCGGTTTTACAGGTTCCGAGACAAATGCTTGTAATATGTGGCTTTCTATTGGCAGCTTTATGTCTAGTCTTGCTGTTAAAGCTCCAGAGTGCCCAGCAACGGAAATTCCAATCCTATCACACCCGATTAAACCGCGTGAGGTTTTTACGGCTGTTACCCTGTTGTTCGCCTGTTGAAAATCTAAGNCTTCACAGTTTTGAATAATGTCTACACCGAGCCGGTCGGCGGCTCTGGCTAAGCCCCAAGCAACTGCNTCATGGCGTGCAGTTCCACCACGACGCTGAANCAAACCGCCACAAATGGGAAATCTCGCCTCGTCAGAATAATCCAAATAGGGGAGTAACTTTTTTACTTGCGGTAAATCATAAAGTTCCGCATCAATGCCATTCAAGATCATAGAGTTTCCCCGCCTCGCAAAGGCATCCATTTGTGCATCGGAGTGGGCTAGATTAATCACGCCCCTCTGGCTAAACATTACGTTGAAATTAAGTTCGTGGCTTAACTGCTCCCAAAGCTGCAGAGCTTTCTCATAAAAAAGCGCGTTCTCATCCAACAAATAATTTGACCGGATGATTGTAGTATTTCGCCCGGTATTTCCCCCGCCGAGCCAGCCCTTTTCAAGCACAGCAACTTTTTTGACACCGTGATTTTTTGCAAGGTAGAAAGCGCTCGCCAAGCCGTGCCCGCCACCACCCACGATTATGACGTCGTAATGTTTTTTTGGTTCCGGATCTCGCCATACCCGACCCCAATTGCTGTTACCGGTGATGGCATTTTTCGCTAACTCGATAAATGAATATTCAGCCAAAATTATCTTCCCTACTGGGTTGCGATTTATATATCGAGTGCATTGTCCCTCTCCCAAGGACTTAGGCTATGAGAGTAGTCATCCCACTCTCTCATCTTAAGTTTGAGATAGGCCGACGAGAATTCATCACCAAGGTCATTTTTAAGTACTTTGTTTCTATCTAGGGCGCGGAGCGCGTCCAAAAGATATAAAGGTAATTTTTTTGCGCCTTTCACACTATTACCAGCCGCGTACATATCCATATCCATGCGCTTGCCGGGATCGCGAGCATATTCAACGCCATTGAGGCCCGCTGCTAAAATTACNGCCTGCAACAAATATGGGTTCGTCGCCCCATCCGGCAGGCGAAGTTCAAATCTTCCCTTATCTGGTACGCGAATCATGTGCGTCCTGTTATTACCTGACCAAGTAATTGTATTAGGGGCCCATGTCGACCCTGAACCAGTTACGGGAGCATTTATCCTTTTATANGAATTGACNGTCGGNTTNGTGATTGCGCACAACGCCTCAGCATTGTGGATCAGGCCTCCTATAAATTGGGTGGCCATACGTGACAGACCGAGCTCGTGCTTTTCATCATGAAAAAGATTTCGCCCTTCTTCGCCAT is a window encoding:
- a CDS encoding sarcosine oxidase subunit delta, which encodes MIRIRCPFXGIRDHSEFSYLGDASKVRPSGAEANTPEIWYDYLYIRDNPRGPHLELWQHVHGCRSFVKVERNTLTHEVLSCSSPFDDPDLDVSGGTD
- a CDS encoding sarcosine oxidase subunit beta family protein; translated protein: MAEYSFIELAKNAITGNSNWGRVWRDPEPKKHYDVIIVGGGGHGLASAFYLAKNHGVKKVAVLEKGWLGGGNTGRNTTIIRSNYLLDENALFYEKALQLWEQLSHELNFNVMFSQRGVINLAHSDAQMDAFARRGNSMILNGIDAELYDLPQVKKLLPYLDYSDEARFPICGGLXQRRGGTARHXAVAWGLARAADRLGVDIIQNCEXLDFQQANNRVTAVKTSRGLIGCDRIGISVAGHSGALTARLDIKLPIESHILQAFVSEPVKPMVDTVVTFGAGHFYLNQSDKGSLVFGGDLDMYNSYAQRGNMHTVENVVSAGIAMIPSLSRLRLQRHWGGIMDMSMDGSPIIDKTRIDNLYLNCGWCYGGFKATPGSGWVFAHTIANDEPHKLIKGFNLDRFKTGNLLDERGAGPYPNRH